One genomic region from Vitis riparia cultivar Riparia Gloire de Montpellier isolate 1030 chromosome 17, EGFV_Vit.rip_1.0, whole genome shotgun sequence encodes:
- the LOC117904379 gene encoding nuclear transport factor 2 isoform X1, which translates to MAMQEATPAPLHSAAFVGNAFVDQYYPILHQNPELLYKFYQDSSVLSRPDSSGSMTTVTTLQAINDKIMSFHYGEYKMEIETADAQDSYKKGVTVLVTGSVTLKDNVKRKFGQSFFLAPQDNGYFVLNDIFTYIEEKKSLQENSASVDGINETAPTAALTPDPEANHVPDHLVVDPATPSFEEEDDLNNVAEVCDPSDNEEGSVIEEEAVVEPPSISSENEISTVVDSAPAAQEDAPKKSYASIVKVMKGSATSTPVFATSTVRAAPANFDQQLAGSAKSAPAPEALTPTSDNAPESSNINEEGFSIYVRHLPLSATVPQLEEEFKKFGPIKQDGIQVRSNKQQGFCFGFVEFESLSSMQSALEASPITIGDRQAVVEEKRTTTRVGASGRGRYPPGRGGFRNDNFRGRGNFGGGRGYGRNESRNQGEYSGRARGPTGRNGEAYQRVNQNGSGKTGRQGGMAWNSASS; encoded by the exons ATGGCAATGCAGGAAGCGACTCCTGCCCCTCTTCATTCTGCTGCATTTGTTGGAAATGCCTTTGTGGATCAGTATTATCCCATTCTTCACCAAAACCCGGAATTGCTGTATAAATTTTATCAGGATTCAAGTGTGCTAAGCAGGCCAGATTCGAGTGGTAGTATGACCACAGTAACAACTTTGCAG GCAATCAATGACAAGATCATGTCATTCCATTATGGCGAATATAAGATGGAGATAGAGACTGCAGATGCTCAAGACTCTTACAAGAAAGGGGTGACTGTTCTAGTGACTGGAAGTGTAACTCTGAAAGATAACGTGAAAAGGAAATTTGGTCAATCATTCTTTCTAGCTCCACAGGACAATGGCTACTTTGtcttaaatgatatttttacgTATATCGAGGAAAAGAAATCATTGCAGGAAAATTCTGCATCAGTTGATGGTATCAATGAAACTGCTCCAACAGCTGCCTTGACTCCAGATCCAG AGGCCAATCATGTTCCTGATCATCTTGTGGTAGACCCTGCAACACCATCCTTTGAGGAGGAGGACGATCTGAATAATGTTGCTGAAGTTTGTGACCCATCAGATAATGAAGAAGGATCGGTTATTGAAGAAGAGGCTGTTGTTGAACCCCCATCTATTTCAAGTGAGAATGAAATTTCTACAGTAGTCGATTCAGCTCCTGCAGCACAAGAGGATGCTCCAAAGAAATCTTATGCATCAATT GTGAAGGTAATGAAAGGCAGTGCAACATCCACTCCAGTCTTTGCTACCAGTACAGTAAGGGCAGCACCTGCAAACTTTGATCAACAGTTGGCTGGTTCTGCAAAATCTGCTCCGGCACCAGAGGCATTGACTCCTACTAGTGACAATGCTCCTGAAAGTAGCAATATTAATGAAGAAG GTTTCTCCATATATGTACGGCATCTGCCTTTAAGTGCAACAGTTCCACAATTGGAAGAGGAGTTCAAAAAATTTGGCCCTATTAAGCAAGATGGCATCCAAGTCAGAAGTAATAAG CAGCAGGGATTCTGTTTCGGCTTTGTTGAGTTTGAATCTTTGAGTTCGATGCAGAGTGCACTTGAG GCATCACCTATCACAATTGGGGATCGTCAAGCTGTCGTCGAGGAAAAAAGAACTACCACTCGTG TTGGCGCTAGTGGTAGAGGCAGATACCCTCCAGGAAGGGGTGGGTTCCGGAATGACAACTTCAGGGGCCGTGGAAACTTTGGTGGTGGCCGGGGCTATGGGCGGAATGAGTCCAGAAATCAGGGTGAGTATTCAGGACGTGCAAGGGGTCCAACTGGACGCAATGGAGAGGCTTATCAGCGGGTTAATCAGAATGGAAGTGGGAAGACTGGGCGCCAAGGTGGGATGGCGTGGAACTCAGCTTCTTCTTGA
- the LOC117904379 gene encoding nuclear transport factor 2 isoform X2 encodes MAMQEATPAPLHSAAFVGNAFVDQYYPILHQNPELLYKFYQDSSVLSRPDSSGSMTTVTTLQAINDKIMSFHYGEYKMEIETADAQDSYKKGVTVLVTGSVTLKDNVKRKFGQSFFLAPQDNGYFVLNDIFTYIEEKKSLQENSASVDGINETAPTAALTPDPEANHVPDHLVVDPATPSFEEEDDLNNVAEVCDPSDNEEGSVIEEEAVVEPPSISSENEISTVVDSAPAAQEDAPKKSYASIVKVMKGSATSTPVFATSTVRAAPANFDQQLAGSAKSAPAPEALTPTSDNAPESSNINEEGFSIYVRHLPLSATVPQLEEEFKKFGPIKQDGIQVRSNKQGFCFGFVEFESLSSMQSALEASPITIGDRQAVVEEKRTTTRVGASGRGRYPPGRGGFRNDNFRGRGNFGGGRGYGRNESRNQGEYSGRARGPTGRNGEAYQRVNQNGSGKTGRQGGMAWNSASS; translated from the exons ATGGCAATGCAGGAAGCGACTCCTGCCCCTCTTCATTCTGCTGCATTTGTTGGAAATGCCTTTGTGGATCAGTATTATCCCATTCTTCACCAAAACCCGGAATTGCTGTATAAATTTTATCAGGATTCAAGTGTGCTAAGCAGGCCAGATTCGAGTGGTAGTATGACCACAGTAACAACTTTGCAG GCAATCAATGACAAGATCATGTCATTCCATTATGGCGAATATAAGATGGAGATAGAGACTGCAGATGCTCAAGACTCTTACAAGAAAGGGGTGACTGTTCTAGTGACTGGAAGTGTAACTCTGAAAGATAACGTGAAAAGGAAATTTGGTCAATCATTCTTTCTAGCTCCACAGGACAATGGCTACTTTGtcttaaatgatatttttacgTATATCGAGGAAAAGAAATCATTGCAGGAAAATTCTGCATCAGTTGATGGTATCAATGAAACTGCTCCAACAGCTGCCTTGACTCCAGATCCAG AGGCCAATCATGTTCCTGATCATCTTGTGGTAGACCCTGCAACACCATCCTTTGAGGAGGAGGACGATCTGAATAATGTTGCTGAAGTTTGTGACCCATCAGATAATGAAGAAGGATCGGTTATTGAAGAAGAGGCTGTTGTTGAACCCCCATCTATTTCAAGTGAGAATGAAATTTCTACAGTAGTCGATTCAGCTCCTGCAGCACAAGAGGATGCTCCAAAGAAATCTTATGCATCAATT GTGAAGGTAATGAAAGGCAGTGCAACATCCACTCCAGTCTTTGCTACCAGTACAGTAAGGGCAGCACCTGCAAACTTTGATCAACAGTTGGCTGGTTCTGCAAAATCTGCTCCGGCACCAGAGGCATTGACTCCTACTAGTGACAATGCTCCTGAAAGTAGCAATATTAATGAAGAAG GTTTCTCCATATATGTACGGCATCTGCCTTTAAGTGCAACAGTTCCACAATTGGAAGAGGAGTTCAAAAAATTTGGCCCTATTAAGCAAGATGGCATCCAAGTCAGAAGTAATAAG CAGGGATTCTGTTTCGGCTTTGTTGAGTTTGAATCTTTGAGTTCGATGCAGAGTGCACTTGAG GCATCACCTATCACAATTGGGGATCGTCAAGCTGTCGTCGAGGAAAAAAGAACTACCACTCGTG TTGGCGCTAGTGGTAGAGGCAGATACCCTCCAGGAAGGGGTGGGTTCCGGAATGACAACTTCAGGGGCCGTGGAAACTTTGGTGGTGGCCGGGGCTATGGGCGGAATGAGTCCAGAAATCAGGGTGAGTATTCAGGACGTGCAAGGGGTCCAACTGGACGCAATGGAGAGGCTTATCAGCGGGTTAATCAGAATGGAAGTGGGAAGACTGGGCGCCAAGGTGGGATGGCGTGGAACTCAGCTTCTTCTTGA
- the LOC117904380 gene encoding uncharacterized protein LOC117904380, with the protein MEVRTIAFGGSSRGLSSASSASFITSTVKRREKPPPPTFSPLLIRSMATQKPTLPPASKTISSRKASTVFPLGEKGPRSSPLATPPPIKLLTRVEQLKLLTKAEKAGLLSAAEKYGFSLSSIEKLGLLSKAEEFGILSAATDPGTPGALLSLSLVLLLLGPSCAFLVPEDYPWEVALQLVVALVCVVGGSAAFAASNLVSNLQKLK; encoded by the exons atggaagtgaGAACCATTGCATTCGGTGGGAGCAGCAGAGGATTATCATCGGCATCATCGGCATCATTCATCACTTCTACTGttaaaagaagagagaaaccCCCTCCACCTACTTTCTCGCCACTTCTCATTCGTTCCATGGCTACCCAGAAGCCTACTCTTCCACCTGCCTCGAAAACCATTTCCTCCAGAAAG GCTTCGACTGTCTTCCCTCTGGGGGAGAAAGGTCCTCGCAGCAGTCCTTTGGCAACACCACCGCCAATAAAGCTGCTAACAAGGGTTGAGCAGCTCAAGCTTCTTACTAAAGCAGAAAAGGCTGGCTTGCTGTCGGCAGCTGAGAAGTATGGGTTTTCCCTGTCAAGCATTGAGAAGCTGGGTCTGCTATCAAAAGCAGAAGAATTTGGAATCCTTTCAGCGGCAACAGACCCCGGAACCCCAGGGGCTTTGCTGAGCCTCAGCTTGGTGTTGCTGCTTCTGGGTCCTTCTTGTGCCTTCCTGGTGCCTGAGGACTACCCCTGGGAGGTAGCACTGCAGCTGGTGGTTGCTCTGGTTTGTGTGGTTGGTGGGTCTGCAGCTTTCGCTGCATCAAATCTTGTATCCAACTtgcaaaaattgaaatga